From Montipora foliosa isolate CH-2021 chromosome 6, ASM3666993v2, whole genome shotgun sequence, a single genomic window includes:
- the LOC138005043 gene encoding uncharacterized protein, translating into MKPCYSHLRCQGHIASGYIDDTYLQQQSFNDALNSRNACKSLFSSLGFLIHPEKSSLIPSQIVTVLGFIINSLEMIISLTTEKTSLLELRHKTMQSDQITIRDLARLIGKLVSSFPGVAHGPLFYRDLEMAKSEALKLGRGNYDSTMVLSDDMKPELQWWVDNLETATSPFSNGNPDIVIDTDASLIGCGAVCNVVTAQGSFTPSDVCYAEGNINVPELLAIKYGLQSFASIIKNRHILVRCDNSTAVSYSISNMGGIHSWLCNAIAKGIWSWTMIQGVWITITHIPGKLNYEADFGSGNFNDRTEWSLDPSILN; encoded by the coding sequence ATGAAACCTTGCTATTCGCATCTAAGGTGTCAAGGGCATATTGCGTCTGGTTATATTGATGACACTTATCTTCAGCAACAGTCATTCAATGATGCCCTTAACTCTCGTAATGCTTGCAAGAGTTTGTTTTCTAGTCTGGGTTTTCTGATTCACCCTGAAAAGTCTTCGCTCATTCCCAGTCAAATAGTGACTGTTTTGGGATTTATCATTAATTCTCTTGAAATGATTATTTCCCTTACAActgaaaagacaagtttgttAGAGCTCCGtcacaaaactatgcagagTGACCAGATTACAATACGAGACCTAGCCAGACTTATTGGGAAATTAGTATCCAGTTTCCCTGGTGTGGCTCATGGCCCTCTTTTCTATCGTGATTTAGAAATGGCCAAGAGTGAAGCTCTTAAACTAGGAAGAGGCAATTATGATTCAACCATGGTCCTTTCTGATGACATGAAACCAGAATTACAATGGTGGGTCGATAATCTGGAGACTGCTACTTCCCCATTTTCAAATGGCAATCCTGATATAGTGATTGATACTGATGCCTCTCTTATTGGCTGTGGGGCTGTTTGTAATGTAGTTACAGCACAGGGTAGTTTTACACCATCAGATGTTTGCTATGCCGAAGGAAACATTAATGTGCCTGAACTTTTAGCAATTAAATATGGTCTCCAATCCTTTGCTTCAATCATCAAGAATAGGCATATCTTAGTACGTTGTGATAACTCAACAGCAGTATCTTATAGTATTTCCAATATGGGAGGTATTCACTCTTGGCTCTGCAATGCAATTGCAAAAGGAATATGGTCGTGGACCATGATTCAAGGTGTATGGATAACCATCACCCATATTCCTGGCAAATTAAATTACGAGGCAGACTTTGGATCAGGAAATTTTAATGACAGAACAGAGTGGTCATTAGATCCCAGTATTTTGAATTAA